A region of Sulfuricurvum sp. DNA encodes the following proteins:
- a CDS encoding UvrD-helicase domain-containing protein: protein MPKTNKLIIAAAGAGKTTHLINEALRHDKEILITTYTEANENEIKKKFIEINGSIPKNVTIQTWFSMLLQHGVKPYQDYLTDKKINGMLLVNEQSGLKFRGKFPVYYKEEEVDKHYFSKEYKIYSDKLSKFVFKCNEKSDGAVFDRLSRVYDYIFIDEVQDLAGYDLELIKLLFLTNSNIVLVGDPRQTTYNTHWEKKNKQYQDGKIKEFIQNECKKIVVEIDETSLNCSYRNNELICQFSSKLFPDYPVPRSNQNDDVEHKGIYFIKESDVDIYLAQYQSLQLIWNRMTKVNVSYPVMNFGESKGLGFNRVLVYPTQKILDFILKDKNLDGSTRAKFYVAITRARHSVGIIYNFKDSDNIENIEKWVC, encoded by the coding sequence ATGCCTAAGACTAATAAATTGATTATAGCTGCTGCTGGAGCTGGTAAAACTACACATTTAATCAATGAAGCTTTGAGGCACGATAAAGAGATATTAATCACAACATATACAGAGGCAAATGAGAATGAAATAAAAAAGAAGTTTATAGAAATAAATGGCTCAATCCCAAAAAATGTGACAATACAAACTTGGTTTTCAATGTTGTTGCAACATGGGGTAAAGCCATATCAAGACTATCTAACTGATAAAAAAATTAATGGAATGTTGTTGGTAAATGAACAATCAGGTTTGAAATTTAGAGGGAAATTCCCTGTTTACTACAAAGAGGAAGAGGTTGATAAGCATTATTTTTCCAAAGAATATAAAATTTACTCTGACAAATTGTCAAAATTTGTTTTCAAATGCAATGAAAAAAGTGATGGTGCCGTTTTTGATAGATTAAGTCGAGTTTATGATTATATTTTTATTGATGAAGTTCAGGATTTAGCTGGATATGATTTAGAGTTAATAAAACTATTGTTTCTAACTAATTCAAATATTGTATTAGTTGGAGACCCTAGACAAACAACATACAATACGCACTGGGAAAAGAAAAACAAACAATATCAAGATGGAAAGATTAAAGAATTTATTCAAAATGAATGCAAAAAAATTGTAGTTGAAATTGATGAAACGAGTTTAAACTGTAGCTATAGAAATAATGAGTTAATTTGTCAATTTTCTTCTAAATTATTTCCCGATTATCCAGTTCCTAGATCAAATCAGAATGATGATGTAGAACACAAAGGAATATACTTTATTAAAGAAAGTGATGTTGATATTTATTTGGCACAGTATCAGTCTTTACAATTGATATGGAATAGAATGACAAAAGTTAATGTAAGCTATCCTGTAATGAACTTTGGAGAATCAAAAGGCTTGGGGTTTAATAGGGTGTTGGTATATCCAACTCAAAAAATATTAGATTTTATTTTGAAAGATAAAAATCTTGACGGCTCAACTCGTGCAAAATTTTATGTAGCTATTACAAGAGCAAGACATAGTGTAGGCATTATTTATAATTTTAAAGATAGCGATAATATTGAAAATATTGAGAAGTGGGTTTGTTAA